A DNA window from Actinokineospora baliensis contains the following coding sequences:
- a CDS encoding ABC transporter ATP-binding protein, which yields MNLRPLVRDLATILGPEHRGALRAYLTWATAFGVLQGVAAAMLVPVLRDLLAGDLGGAVRWLAVMAVVVVATCAANYVQAMKGFAVAIVALTTLHERVGDHVGSLPVGWFTGEKVGRLSRIVTSGTVMVGGLFAHLLTPLVAGAVTPAAIAVVTFFFDWRLALAMLISAPLLAWVFAWCARLVGRGDELSDTAAVAAANRVVEFARHQRTLRAFGRGTEGHTPLEDSITEQHRVGKRALWMAVPGILGGGIATQFAFTVLIVVGVLLALGGSVDPVALVAVLALAARFTGPLAELSELSGAVRMAHNDVRRITAVLEERPLPEPAETTAQARPGEVQLDHVHFGYGPDRPVLRGVSFTVAPRTMTALVGASGSGKTTVTRLIARFWDVDTGTVRVGGTDVRDQRTEDLMAQVALVFQDVYLFDDTLAGNIRAGRPEATEAEVHAAGALAGVDEIVARLPNGWDTRVGEGGMALSGGERQRVSIARALVKNAPIVLFDEATAALDSENERYVRAAMHALTERSTVLVIAHRLPTVVAADQIVVLDEGAVVQVGTHEELIGVDGRYAAFWRERDRAAGWRLAAG from the coding sequence ATGAACCTGCGCCCGCTGGTGCGCGACCTCGCCACGATCCTGGGACCCGAACACCGCGGCGCCCTGCGCGCCTACCTCACGTGGGCGACCGCGTTCGGGGTCTTGCAGGGCGTCGCGGCCGCGATGCTGGTGCCGGTGCTGCGCGACCTGCTCGCCGGTGACCTCGGCGGCGCTGTGCGGTGGCTGGCGGTGATGGCCGTGGTCGTCGTGGCGACGTGCGCGGCGAACTACGTGCAGGCCATGAAGGGTTTCGCGGTGGCGATCGTCGCGCTGACCACCCTGCACGAGCGGGTCGGCGACCACGTCGGGTCGCTGCCGGTCGGGTGGTTCACCGGGGAGAAGGTCGGCAGGCTCTCGCGGATCGTCACCAGCGGCACGGTGATGGTCGGCGGCCTGTTCGCCCACCTGCTGACCCCGCTGGTCGCCGGTGCGGTGACGCCCGCGGCGATCGCGGTGGTCACCTTCTTCTTCGACTGGCGGCTCGCCCTGGCGATGCTGATCAGCGCACCCCTGCTGGCCTGGGTGTTCGCCTGGTGCGCGCGGCTGGTCGGCCGGGGTGACGAGCTGTCGGACACCGCGGCGGTGGCCGCGGCCAACCGGGTCGTCGAGTTCGCCCGCCACCAGCGCACGCTGCGCGCGTTCGGCCGCGGCACCGAGGGGCACACCCCGCTGGAGGACTCGATCACCGAGCAGCACCGGGTGGGCAAACGCGCGTTGTGGATGGCCGTGCCCGGCATCCTCGGCGGTGGCATCGCCACCCAGTTCGCGTTCACCGTGCTGATCGTCGTCGGTGTGCTGCTGGCGCTGGGCGGTTCGGTCGACCCGGTCGCGCTGGTCGCGGTTCTCGCGTTGGCGGCGCGGTTCACCGGCCCGCTCGCCGAGCTGTCGGAGCTCTCGGGGGCGGTGCGGATGGCGCACAACGACGTCCGCCGGATCACCGCCGTGCTCGAGGAGCGGCCGCTGCCCGAACCCGCCGAGACCACCGCCCAGGCGCGACCCGGCGAGGTCCAGCTCGACCACGTCCACTTCGGCTACGGCCCGGACCGGCCGGTGCTGCGGGGCGTCTCGTTCACCGTCGCGCCCAGGACGATGACCGCGCTGGTCGGCGCGTCCGGGTCCGGCAAGACCACGGTGACCAGGCTGATCGCGAGGTTCTGGGACGTCGACACCGGCACCGTGCGGGTCGGCGGGACCGACGTGCGCGACCAGCGGACCGAGGACCTGATGGCCCAGGTGGCGCTGGTGTTCCAGGACGTCTACCTGTTCGACGACACGCTGGCGGGCAACATCCGGGCCGGTCGGCCCGAGGCGACCGAGGCCGAGGTGCACGCCGCCGGAGCGCTGGCCGGGGTGGACGAGATCGTGGCCCGGCTCCCGAACGGCTGGGACACCAGGGTCGGCGAGGGCGGCATGGCGCTCTCCGGCGGCGAGCGGCAGCGGGTGTCGATCGCCAGGGCCCTGGTCAAGAACGCCCCGATCGTGCTGTTCGACGAGGCCACCGCCGCGCTCGACAGCGAGAACGAGCGCTACGTCCGCGCCGCGATGCACGCGCTCACCGAGCGGTCCACGGTGCTGGTGATCGCGCACCGGCTGCCCACGGTGGTGGCCGCCGACCAGATCGTGGTGCTCGACGAGGGCGCGGTGGTGCAGGTGGGCACGCACGAGGAGCTGATCGGCGTCGACGGCAGGTACGCCGCGTTCTGGCGCGAGCGGGACCGGGCGGCGGGGTGGCGGTTGGCCGCGGGCTAG
- a CDS encoding fatty acid desaturase family protein, with translation MSASPLSDAHAAPPRRGSDFAELSRRIKSEGLLERRHGYYVARIATNAALLGAGVAAFLLLGDSWWQVLTAVLLAGVFTQFAFIGHDAGHRQIFGSRRGNDVLGYVHGAITGISFQWWVGKHNRHHANPNHEDDDPDVDILVLAFSDRQALTKNGLALWVTKYQAFLFFPLLLLEAIMLRAASVQAVLRREIKPFRLEGVLLAVHIAVYLSAVFLVLSPLKAVVFILVHQGLMGVYLGCSFAPNHKGMPMLTDEDSVDFLRKQVLTSRDILGGRWVDYLFGGLNYQVEHHLFPNMPRSNLRRAQPLVEEYCVRNGITYTHCGILASYKQVLRHLHSVGAPLRAPRELVAG, from the coding sequence ATGAGCGCTTCCCCCCTGTCCGACGCGCACGCCGCGCCACCGCGGCGCGGCAGCGACTTCGCCGAGTTGTCGCGCCGGATCAAGAGCGAGGGGCTGCTGGAGCGGCGGCACGGCTACTACGTGGCCCGCATCGCCACCAACGCCGCGCTGCTCGGCGCGGGTGTCGCCGCGTTCCTGCTGCTGGGCGACTCCTGGTGGCAGGTGCTGACCGCGGTGCTGCTCGCGGGGGTGTTCACCCAGTTCGCCTTCATCGGCCACGACGCCGGGCACCGCCAGATCTTCGGCTCCCGCCGGGGCAACGACGTCCTGGGCTACGTCCACGGCGCCATCACCGGGATCAGCTTCCAGTGGTGGGTCGGCAAGCACAACCGCCACCACGCCAACCCCAACCACGAGGACGACGACCCCGACGTCGACATCCTGGTACTGGCCTTCAGCGACCGGCAGGCGCTGACCAAGAACGGCCTGGCGCTGTGGGTCACCAAGTACCAGGCGTTCCTGTTCTTCCCGCTGCTGCTGCTCGAGGCGATCATGCTGCGCGCGGCCAGCGTGCAGGCGGTGCTGCGCCGGGAGATCAAGCCGTTCCGGCTCGAGGGCGTGCTGCTGGCGGTGCACATCGCGGTGTACCTGAGCGCGGTGTTCCTGGTGCTCTCGCCGCTCAAGGCCGTGGTGTTCATCCTGGTCCACCAGGGCCTGATGGGGGTCTACCTCGGTTGTTCCTTCGCCCCCAACCACAAGGGCATGCCGATGCTGACCGACGAGGACTCGGTCGACTTCCTGCGCAAGCAGGTCCTCACCTCGCGCGACATCCTCGGCGGCCGCTGGGTCGACTACCTGTTCGGCGGGTTGAACTACCAGGTCGAGCACCACCTGTTCCCCAACATGCCGCGCTCGAACCTGCGCCGCGCCCAGCCCCTGGTCGAGGAGTACTGCGTGCGCAACGGCATCACCTACACGCACTGCGGGATCCTCGCCTCGTACAAGCAGGTCCTGCGGCACCTGCACTCGGTCGGCGCCCCCCTGCGCGCTCCCCGCGAGCTGGTCGCGGGCTGA
- a CDS encoding TetR/AcrR family transcriptional regulator, producing MSTAKRVGRKPGPPASLTRDDVARAALAEGLLTLSMPTVARRLGVSHSTLYRYVHDRDDLVLAVIDLAVREFDWPTAGLRWRELLRAFADALWEFLLKHPGMAESIQLAPGLPARVTALATGYVARLRADGFDRLHASVAVDLVADLTIATEIAMRGLDRTFQTARGQRSLREIYLESWRDLLVEASDEQALHGRGWLDHKLDLLFDGMATRVERASDPGGSTPDRSEVVAAAGALARRDGLAAVTVRSVAEAVGASVAGVRSGFGDRDGLVVAMLDALAETIVVPEPVDDPREDLVALAMAVHTALRGDRWAVTALAVDGLAGPLILPLLSRVFTAFRAAGMPDGEIAAAARTLWTHVFGAALTTDTPGSFATRLMASADSPVIAEVLRASTADHQADAGLTALVAGLLRDR from the coding sequence ATGAGCACCGCCAAGCGGGTGGGCCGCAAACCCGGCCCACCCGCGTCGCTGACCAGGGACGACGTCGCGCGCGCGGCGCTGGCGGAGGGCCTGCTCACGCTGTCGATGCCGACCGTGGCGCGCAGGCTCGGGGTGAGCCACTCGACGCTCTACCGCTACGTCCACGACCGCGACGACCTGGTGCTCGCCGTGATCGACCTGGCCGTCCGCGAGTTCGACTGGCCGACCGCGGGCTTGCGGTGGCGGGAGCTGCTGCGGGCCTTCGCCGACGCGCTGTGGGAGTTCCTGCTCAAGCACCCCGGCATGGCCGAGTCGATCCAACTGGCGCCCGGCCTGCCCGCCAGGGTCACCGCACTGGCCACCGGCTACGTCGCCAGGCTGCGGGCGGACGGCTTCGACCGGCTGCACGCTTCGGTCGCGGTGGACCTGGTCGCGGACCTGACCATCGCCACCGAGATCGCCATGCGCGGACTCGACCGGACCTTCCAGACCGCGCGGGGGCAGCGCAGCCTGCGCGAGATCTACCTGGAGTCCTGGCGGGACCTGCTCGTGGAGGCCTCGGACGAACAGGCCCTGCACGGCCGCGGCTGGCTCGACCACAAGCTGGACCTGCTGTTCGACGGCATGGCGACCAGGGTCGAGCGGGCGAGCGACCCCGGGGGCTCCACACCGGACCGGTCCGAGGTGGTCGCCGCCGCGGGCGCACTGGCCAGACGGGACGGCCTGGCCGCGGTGACCGTGCGCTCGGTCGCCGAGGCGGTCGGGGCGTCGGTCGCGGGGGTGCGGTCGGGCTTCGGCGACCGCGACGGGCTGGTGGTGGCGATGCTCGACGCGCTCGCCGAGACCATCGTCGTGCCCGAGCCGGTCGACGATCCCCGCGAGGACCTGGTCGCCCTGGCGATGGCGGTCCACACCGCACTGCGCGGCGACCGCTGGGCGGTGACCGCGCTGGCCGTGGACGGGCTCGCCGGGCCGCTGATCCTCCCGCTGCTGAGCCGGGTGTTCACGGCCTTCCGGGCCGCGGGGATGCCGGACGGGGAGATCGCCGCCGCCGCCCGCACCCTGTGGACCCACGTGTTCGGCGCCGCCCTCACCACCGACACCCCGGGCTCCTTCGCGACCAGGCTCATGGCCAGCGCGGACTCCCCCGTCATCGCCGAGGTCCTGCGCGCGAGCACCGCCGACCACCAGGCCGACGCGGGGCTGACGGCGCTGGTGGCGGGGTTGCTGCGCGACCGGTAG
- a CDS encoding ABC transporter ATP-binding protein, translated as MTATVVEPDSRATPATTPTEPPADQAKQNQAALKELLRPVAGRTRLAMALAALGALASLVPFAALAELGSLLLTGGPPDRGAVITVAWLVVVGLGARGLLMGVALTITHLADVDLQAALRRRITAKLGRVPLGWFTENSSGAVRKAAQNDIADLHHLVAHHSVEMTAALVLPLGGLGYLLWLDWRLALLAVATLPLYAAAYAWMMRGYKEKAARLNEAMVRISSAVVEFITGIAVVKTFGRAKRAHDTYATAAGEFRRFYADWVRPLLKVEALSAMLVSAPVVGLVSLFGVVWFVDSGWVTPVEAMTGVLVALVIPTTVTALGFGAEHRRAAAAAAARVNELFSTPELPVTQNPSRPTDHDVEFDRVSYSYDGSNDVLREVSLRLRPGTVTALVGPSGAGKSTLATLLPRFFDVTGGAVRLGGVDVRDIAPDELYRWVGFVLQDIALVHGSVADNIRLGRPGATDEEVVAAATAAKIHDRITALPDGYATVDAQLSGGEAQRVAIARALLADTPVLVLDEATAHADPESEAAVQDALSELARGRTLLVIAHRLSTVTSVDQIAVLDGGSLTERGTHDELLALGGTYARLWANQEGDNR; from the coding sequence ATGACCGCGACCGTGGTCGAACCCGACAGCCGCGCCACACCGGCGACAACCCCGACCGAACCTCCCGCTGACCAGGCGAAACAGAACCAGGCCGCGCTCAAGGAACTCCTGCGACCGGTGGCGGGCCGAACCCGGCTGGCGATGGCCCTGGCCGCACTCGGCGCGCTGGCCTCCCTGGTGCCGTTCGCGGCTTTGGCGGAGCTCGGGTCCTTGCTGCTCACCGGCGGTCCACCCGACCGGGGCGCGGTGATCACCGTGGCCTGGCTGGTGGTCGTCGGGCTCGGGGCGCGCGGGCTGCTGATGGGCGTCGCGCTGACGATCACCCACCTCGCCGACGTCGACCTGCAGGCTGCGCTGCGGCGCCGGATCACCGCGAAGTTGGGGCGGGTGCCGCTGGGCTGGTTCACCGAGAACTCGTCCGGTGCGGTGCGCAAGGCCGCGCAGAACGACATCGCCGACCTGCACCACCTGGTCGCGCACCACTCCGTCGAGATGACCGCCGCGCTCGTGCTGCCCCTGGGCGGGCTCGGCTACCTGCTGTGGTTGGACTGGCGACTGGCCCTGCTCGCCGTCGCCACGCTGCCCCTCTACGCCGCCGCGTACGCCTGGATGATGCGCGGCTACAAGGAGAAGGCGGCCCGGCTCAACGAGGCGATGGTGCGGATCAGCTCGGCGGTGGTCGAGTTCATCACCGGGATCGCGGTGGTGAAGACGTTCGGCCGGGCCAAGCGCGCGCACGACACCTACGCCACCGCGGCGGGCGAGTTCAGGCGGTTCTACGCCGACTGGGTCCGACCGCTGCTCAAGGTCGAGGCGTTGAGCGCGATGCTGGTGTCGGCCCCGGTGGTGGGCCTGGTCAGCCTGTTCGGCGTCGTCTGGTTCGTCGACTCGGGGTGGGTGACGCCGGTGGAGGCGATGACCGGGGTGCTGGTCGCCCTGGTGATCCCGACGACGGTGACCGCACTGGGGTTCGGCGCCGAGCACCGGCGCGCGGCGGCGGCAGCGGCGGCCCGGGTGAACGAGCTGTTCAGCACCCCTGAACTGCCAGTCACCCAGAACCCGAGCCGACCCACCGACCACGACGTCGAGTTCGACCGGGTGTCCTACAGCTACGACGGCAGCAACGACGTGCTGCGCGAGGTGTCGCTGCGGCTGCGACCGGGGACGGTGACCGCGCTGGTCGGACCGTCCGGCGCGGGCAAGTCGACCCTGGCGACGCTGCTCCCCCGGTTCTTCGACGTCACCGGCGGCGCGGTCCGCCTGGGTGGGGTCGACGTGCGCGACATCGCCCCGGACGAGCTGTACCGGTGGGTCGGGTTCGTGCTGCAGGACATCGCGCTGGTGCACGGCAGCGTCGCCGACAACATCCGCCTCGGCCGACCCGGCGCGACCGACGAGGAGGTCGTCGCCGCGGCCACCGCCGCCAAGATCCACGACCGGATCACGGCCCTGCCCGACGGCTACGCCACCGTGGACGCCCAACTCTCCGGGGGCGAGGCGCAGCGGGTGGCGATCGCGCGGGCGCTGCTGGCCGACACCCCGGTGCTCGTCCTCGACGAGGCAACCGCGCACGCCGACCCCGAGTCCGAGGCCGCCGTGCAGGACGCGCTGTCCGAACTGGCCAGGGGCCGGACGCTGCTGGTGATCGCCCACCGGCTGTCCACGGTGACCTCGGTCGACCAGATCGCCGTGCTCGACGGCGGATCCCTGACCGAGCGGGGCACGCACGACGAACTGCTCGCCCTCGGCGGCACCTACGCCCGGCTGTGGGCCAACCAGGAAGGGGACAACCGATGA